A single window of Planktothrix serta PCC 8927 DNA harbors:
- a CDS encoding histidine kinase: MINSSEIETQKNSPESDYQTSSRNRGKHKIFIGMSPGVGKTYRMLEEGHQLKAEGIDVVIGLLETHGREETAEKAMGLELIPKKTVFHQEITLWEMDTDAILSRQPQLVLVDELAHTNVPGSIREKRYQDVEIILNHGIDVYSTVNIQHLESLNDLVAKITGVVVRERIPDRLLDEATQVVVIDVTPETLQERLREGKIYAPEKIEQALQNFFQRRHLVALRELALREVADNIEAAAETTEKALFCNVHERVLVCISTYQNSPQLLRRGLRLANAMKARLYGLYVENPERFLTKEESLLLETCQNLINAFGGEFLRVKSYNVSEAIAQVAQQYHITQVVLGHTRKSRWELFWKGSPVQQLLKYIKGVDIHIIDAEKTLNSSS; the protein is encoded by the coding sequence ATGATTAATAGCAGCGAAATTGAGACTCAAAAAAATTCCCCTGAATCTGATTATCAAACATCCTCTCGAAATCGAGGAAAACATAAAATTTTTATTGGGATGTCTCCTGGGGTCGGTAAAACCTATCGAATGTTAGAAGAAGGACACCAATTAAAAGCAGAAGGAATTGATGTTGTAATTGGGTTACTAGAAACCCATGGACGAGAAGAAACCGCAGAAAAAGCGATGGGTTTAGAACTTATTCCTAAAAAAACGGTTTTTCATCAAGAAATAACCTTATGGGAAATGGATACAGATGCGATTTTATCTCGTCAACCTCAATTAGTTTTAGTGGATGAATTAGCTCATACTAATGTTCCGGGTTCTATCCGAGAAAAGCGTTATCAAGATGTAGAAATTATTCTCAATCATGGAATTGATGTCTATTCAACGGTGAATATTCAGCACTTAGAAAGTTTAAATGATTTAGTTGCAAAAATTACGGGGGTTGTGGTTCGAGAACGAATTCCTGATCGTCTTTTGGATGAAGCAACACAAGTTGTGGTGATTGATGTTACCCCAGAAACGTTACAAGAACGGTTAAGAGAGGGGAAAATATATGCACCTGAAAAAATAGAACAAGCGTTACAAAATTTCTTTCAACGTCGTCATTTAGTGGCGTTGCGAGAGTTGGCTTTACGCGAAGTTGCTGATAATATTGAAGCAGCAGCAGAAACCACTGAAAAAGCTTTATTTTGTAATGTTCATGAGCGAGTTTTAGTTTGTATTTCTACTTATCAAAATTCCCCCCAACTTTTGCGGCGAGGATTACGTTTAGCGAATGCGATGAAAGCTCGTTTATATGGGTTATATGTGGAAAATCCAGAACGTTTTTTAACAAAAGAAGAAAGTTTACTATTAGAAACTTGTCAAAATTTAATTAATGCGTTTGGAGGAGAGTTTCTTAGGGTGAAAAGTTATAATGTTTCTGAAGCGATCGCTCAAGTTGCTCAACAATATCATATCACTCAAGTTGTTCTCGGACATACGCGCAAATCTCGCTGGGAATTGTTTTGGAAAGGATCGCCTGTTCAGCAATTATTAAAATATATAAAAGGGGTTGATATTCATATTATTGATGCTGAAAAAACATTGAATTCCTCCTCCTAA
- the kdpC gene encoding K(+)-transporting ATPase subunit C — translation MFRDLLTAIRTTLVLWVLTAILYPVLILIIGQSIFPFQANGSLIKNPQGEIIGSTLIGQNFTSNRYFLSRPSSVDYSPVKDGLATGISGGSNLAPSNPDLLKKVTERIDQLQSNNIIPTADLVYSSGSGLDPHISIQAAKAQIQRVANARSLNPNQVEILVNKNTEHRFLGIFGEPGVNVLKVNLDLDNLSNSL, via the coding sequence ATGTTTAGAGATTTGTTAACCGCCATCCGCACTACCCTAGTTTTATGGGTTTTAACGGCTATTTTATACCCGGTTTTGATTCTAATAATCGGTCAATCAATTTTCCCCTTTCAAGCGAATGGAAGTTTGATCAAAAATCCTCAAGGAGAGATTATTGGTTCGACTTTAATCGGTCAAAATTTTACCTCCAATCGTTATTTTCTATCCCGTCCCAGTAGCGTTGATTATAGTCCAGTTAAAGATGGTTTAGCAACCGGAATTTCAGGAGGAAGTAATTTAGCACCCAGTAATCCAGATTTGTTAAAAAAAGTAACAGAACGAATTGATCAACTCCAATCTAATAATATTATTCCAACGGCGGATTTAGTTTATTCATCGGGTTCAGGGTTAGATCCTCATATTAGTATTCAAGCCGCAAAAGCCCAAATTCAACGAGTCGCTAATGCGCGTTCTTTGAATCCTAATCAAGTGGAAATTCTTGTTAATAAAAATACTGAACATCGATTTTTAGGAATTTTTGGAGAACCGGGGGTTAATGTTCTGAAAGTTAATTTAGATTTAGATAACCTATCCAATTCACTATGA
- a CDS encoding potassium-transporting ATPase subunit F translates to MKTLDGFNSRLPREFKGIISLIQTQGKRNLFPLALFFLLSSNLIFAPVIYAATGEEITRKAAWAIGVLILVTIAIALYLLAVILQPERF, encoded by the coding sequence ATGAAAACATTAGATGGTTTTAATTCAAGATTACCGCGTGAATTCAAAGGAATAATTTCCTTAATTCAAACTCAAGGTAAACGCAACCTTTTCCCCCTTGCTTTGTTTTTTTTGTTATCCTCTAATTTAATCTTTGCTCCCGTAATTTATGCAGCAACGGGAGAAGAAATAACTCGCAAAGCAGCTTGGGCTATTGGAGTTTTAATTTTAGTCACGATAGCCATTGCTCTCTATTTATTGGCTGTAATTTTACAGCCTGAACGGTTTTAA
- the kdpB gene encoding potassium-transporting ATPase subunit KdpB has product MQTRLNKRQQKKQKKVNTKGLYQRAFRDAFSKLDPRYMIKNPVMFVVWLGTIITALLVLDPNLFGTIQGENNRFFNFLITVILLLTLLFANFAEAVAEGRGKAQADSLRSTKAETTARKLLPDGSVEEISSTSLKKGDQIKVIAGDMIPVDAVVIAGVASVDESAITGESAPVLKEPGSDIASSVTGGTRIISDELILRVTSEPGKGFLDRMIALVEGAERTKTPNEIALTVLLAVLTEVFLIVVATISPIANYVQTPVSIVILIALLVALIPTTIGGLLSAIGIAGMDRVAQFNVVATSGRAVEACGDINTLVLDKTGTITLGNRLAEEFIPVNGHSPKTVAEIALMASIFDETPEGKSIVRLAEKMGATVNFNRELAEGIEFSARTRMSGTNLPDKSEVRKGAVDAIKGFVRSRGGQLTDDLDIAYQRISRLGGTPLAVCKDNELYGIIYLKDIIKPGIRDRFDQLRRMGVRTVMLTGDNRITAEVIAQEAGVDDFIAEATPEDKIAVIQKEQSQGKLVAMTGDGTNDAPALAQANVGLAMNSGTQAAKEAANMVDLDSDPTKLIDLVTIGKQLLITRGALTTFSIANDIAKYFAIIPAMFSSVGIGSLNIMGLASSQSAILSALIYNALIIPALIPLALKGVKFRPVSANLLLRENILIYGLGGIIAPFIGIKMIDSIIAIIGLT; this is encoded by the coding sequence ATGCAAACTCGCTTAAATAAACGACAACAAAAAAAGCAAAAAAAAGTCAATACTAAAGGACTGTATCAACGAGCGTTTAGGGATGCTTTTAGCAAACTTGATCCACGATACATGATTAAAAATCCAGTGATGTTTGTCGTTTGGTTAGGAACAATAATCACAGCCTTATTAGTTCTTGATCCTAACTTATTTGGAACCATTCAAGGAGAAAATAATCGCTTCTTTAATTTCCTAATCACCGTGATTTTATTGTTAACCCTTTTGTTTGCAAATTTCGCTGAAGCAGTTGCAGAAGGACGAGGAAAAGCCCAAGCAGATTCCTTACGTTCGACCAAAGCAGAAACCACCGCCCGAAAATTATTACCCGATGGTTCTGTTGAAGAAATTAGTTCCACATCGTTAAAAAAAGGAGATCAAATTAAAGTTATTGCTGGAGATATGATTCCAGTGGATGCGGTCGTAATTGCGGGAGTTGCTTCCGTCGATGAATCAGCAATTACTGGTGAATCTGCCCCGGTTTTAAAAGAACCTGGAAGCGATATTGCTAGTTCTGTAACGGGGGGAACTCGGATTATTTCTGATGAATTAATCTTGCGGGTGACATCGGAACCAGGGAAAGGATTTTTAGACCGAATGATTGCTTTAGTTGAAGGAGCAGAACGGACAAAAACCCCGAATGAAATTGCCTTAACGGTGTTATTAGCGGTATTAACTGAAGTTTTTTTAATTGTAGTCGCTACAATTTCACCCATTGCCAATTATGTTCAAACTCCCGTTAGTATTGTAATTTTAATTGCCCTATTAGTGGCGTTAATTCCGACAACAATTGGCGGTTTATTAAGTGCAATTGGCATTGCTGGAATGGATCGGGTGGCTCAATTTAATGTTGTTGCGACATCGGGGCGGGCTGTAGAAGCTTGTGGGGATATCAATACTTTAGTCTTAGATAAAACCGGAACGATTACGTTAGGAAATCGACTAGCTGAAGAATTTATTCCGGTGAATGGTCATAGTCCAAAAACTGTTGCTGAAATAGCACTCATGGCTAGTATTTTTGATGAAACACCGGAAGGAAAATCGATTGTTAGACTTGCGGAAAAAATGGGAGCGACGGTTAATTTTAATCGAGAATTAGCCGAAGGAATTGAGTTCTCTGCTAGAACTCGCATGAGTGGTACAAACTTACCCGATAAAAGCGAAGTTAGAAAAGGAGCAGTTGATGCCATTAAAGGGTTTGTTCGTTCTCGTGGAGGTCAACTAACGGATGATTTAGATATCGCTTATCAGCGTATTTCTCGTTTGGGTGGTACACCTTTAGCTGTTTGCAAAGACAATGAATTGTATGGAATTATTTACCTGAAAGATATTATTAAACCGGGGATTAGAGATCGGTTTGATCAACTGCGACGGATGGGAGTAAGAACCGTAATGTTAACGGGAGATAATCGGATTACGGCTGAAGTTATTGCTCAAGAAGCGGGGGTAGATGACTTTATTGCAGAAGCCACTCCAGAGGATAAAATTGCTGTGATTCAAAAGGAACAATCCCAGGGTAAATTAGTAGCAATGACTGGGGATGGTACGAATGATGCTCCGGCTTTAGCTCAAGCAAATGTCGGATTAGCAATGAATTCTGGAACCCAAGCTGCAAAGGAAGCAGCGAATATGGTTGACTTAGATTCTGATCCTACAAAGTTGATTGATTTAGTCACCATTGGTAAGCAATTATTGATTACTCGCGGAGCGTTAACAACCTTTTCTATTGCGAATGATATTGCTAAGTATTTTGCGATTATTCCAGCAATGTTTTCATCGGTGGGTATTGGAAGTTTAAATATTATGGGATTAGCCAGTAGTCAATCGGCTATTTTATCCGCCCTAATTTATAATGCTTTGATTATCCCCGCTTTAATTCCTTTAGCCTTAAAAGGAGTTAAATTTCGCCCAGTTAGTGCTAATCTATTACTTCGAGAAAACATTTTAATTTATGGATTAGGAGGAATCATTGCGCCCTTTATTGGAATTAAAATGATTGATAGCATCATCGCTATTATTGGTTTAACATAA
- the kdpA gene encoding potassium-transporting ATPase subunit KdpA, producing MWHGFFQIALTLGLLVAIVPIFGTYIANVFLGEKTLLDPILNPLERLIYNFSGVRLQRDMTGWQYARAMLLINLVMGVFVYLIISLQGILPLNPMQLNAPSWDLTLHTTISFLTNTNQQHYSGENTFSHATQMLALGFLMFTSAATGLAVSIAFIRGITGRSLGNFYIDLIRSITRILLPISLIGAIILLALGVPETLAGSQIVTPLDGGTQAIARGPVAHFEIIKELGENGGGFFGVNSAHPYENPNGFSNLIETLVMVSIPASLIYTFGIFTQDKKQAWLLFGMVFLIYSSFIIITALGEFQGNPIVNNFLGQQAPNLEGKEIRFGWAETALWAVTTTGTMCGAVNGMHDSFMPNGGFSTLFNLFLQIVWGGQGTGTVYLFIFLILTVFLTGLMVGRTPEFLGRKIEKREIILASVILLVHPIVILIPGAITLAYPQLSGISNPGFHGISQVIYEYASAAANNGSGFEGLGDNTIWWNLSTSVVLLAGRYIPIVALLLLAESLLNKQPVPETPGTLKTNSLLFTSVTTGVILILGALTFLPVLALGPVAEAFQIASFK from the coding sequence ATGTGGCATGGATTTTTTCAAATTGCCCTAACATTAGGACTATTAGTGGCGATTGTTCCTATTTTCGGAACCTATATTGCCAATGTTTTCTTAGGGGAAAAGACCCTTCTTGACCCCATACTCAATCCCTTAGAACGCCTAATTTATAACTTCAGTGGAGTTCGTTTACAACGGGATATGACAGGTTGGCAATATGCTCGCGCCATGCTTTTGATCAACTTAGTCATGGGAGTTTTTGTCTATCTTATTATCAGTTTACAAGGAATTTTGCCCTTAAATCCCATGCAATTAAATGCCCCAAGTTGGGATTTAACCCTACATACAACAATTTCATTTTTAACCAACACTAATCAACAACATTATTCCGGGGAAAATACCTTCAGCCATGCCACCCAGATGCTCGCATTAGGGTTTTTAATGTTTACTTCGGCTGCAACAGGTTTAGCCGTTTCTATCGCTTTTATTCGAGGAATAACAGGCAGATCATTAGGGAATTTTTATATTGATTTGATCCGTTCTATTACTCGAATTTTATTACCTATTTCCTTAATTGGAGCAATCATTTTATTAGCGTTAGGTGTACCTGAAACCTTAGCCGGATCACAAATTGTTACCCCCTTAGATGGAGGAACACAAGCGATCGCACGGGGGCCAGTTGCTCATTTTGAAATCATTAAAGAACTCGGAGAAAATGGAGGCGGTTTCTTTGGAGTAAATTCAGCCCATCCCTATGAAAATCCTAATGGGTTTTCTAACTTAATTGAAACCTTAGTAATGGTTAGTATTCCCGCTTCTTTGATTTATACCTTTGGAATTTTTACCCAGGATAAAAAACAAGCCTGGTTACTGTTTGGAATGGTATTTTTAATCTATTCAAGCTTCATCATTATTACCGCTCTGGGGGAATTTCAAGGAAACCCAATTGTTAATAATTTTCTCGGTCAACAAGCTCCGAATTTAGAAGGAAAAGAAATTCGGTTTGGTTGGGCAGAAACCGCATTGTGGGCTGTTACCACAACCGGAACAATGTGCGGTGCTGTTAATGGGATGCACGATTCATTCATGCCAAATGGGGGTTTTTCTACCTTATTTAACCTGTTCTTACAAATTGTTTGGGGAGGACAAGGAACGGGAACAGTTTACTTATTCATTTTCCTGATTTTAACGGTATTCTTAACCGGATTAATGGTCGGTAGAACCCCAGAATTTTTAGGGCGAAAAATTGAAAAACGAGAAATTATTCTCGCCAGTGTAATTTTACTGGTTCATCCCATTGTCATTTTAATTCCTGGTGCTATTACCCTCGCTTATCCTCAACTTTCAGGGATTTCAAACCCCGGATTTCATGGCATTTCCCAAGTGATTTATGAATATGCTTCTGCCGCTGCCAATAATGGCTCAGGATTTGAAGGATTAGGGGATAATACTATCTGGTGGAATCTTAGCACCAGTGTTGTGCTTTTAGCGGGACGTTATATTCCAATTGTGGCTTTATTGCTATTAGCAGAAAGTCTGTTAAATAAACAACCTGTTCCCGAAACTCCTGGCACATTAAAAACCAATTCTCTCCTATTTACCAGTGTGACAACGGGAGTGATTTTGATTTTAGGAGCCTTAACATTCTTACCTGTTTTAGCATTAGGGCCAGTGGCGGAAGCCTTTCAAATTGCTAGTTTCAAATAA
- a CDS encoding sensor histidine kinase: protein MMLKNTLKIHWLILGFFVVVILLEYTTPADYVFGYLYTVPILLAHPRLNRMITLQVTVAACLLTLFNLVFPLPKIINSATVANRMIAVFALIVTGWLSDRTRRYEEAISQQQAQLQAHSKLASVREDFASTLTHDLKTPLLGAIETLKSFKNRQFGEINSTQEKILDMMLRSHQNSLQLVQTLLDVYRNDTEGLKLNLEPINLVNIAEEAIATLTDLATTRRIYLSLSYRNSNFRRFLWVKGDQLQLQRVFSNLLINGINHSARGGRVEVILESEAHFQVVKIWDQGLGITPGELPNLFERFYQGNSDRQAQGSGLGLYLTRQIIEAHGGIIWAENKIPNGAIFCFRLPALAQGEIQL, encoded by the coding sequence ATGATGTTAAAAAATACTTTAAAAATTCATTGGTTAATTTTGGGATTCTTTGTGGTGGTAATTTTATTAGAATATACGACTCCAGCAGACTATGTTTTTGGTTATCTTTATACGGTTCCGATTTTACTCGCTCACCCCCGTTTAAATCGGATGATTACGCTACAAGTAACTGTAGCTGCTTGTTTATTGACGTTATTTAATTTGGTTTTTCCTCTTCCTAAAATCATCAATTCAGCAACAGTTGCTAATCGAATGATTGCTGTTTTTGCCTTAATTGTTACGGGTTGGTTAAGCGATCGCACTCGTCGCTATGAAGAAGCGATTTCTCAACAACAAGCTCAACTCCAAGCGCACAGCAAACTAGCCAGTGTTAGAGAAGATTTTGCATCGACTCTAACCCATGATTTAAAAACACCCCTTTTAGGAGCAATTGAAACACTAAAATCTTTTAAAAATAGACAGTTTGGTGAAATTAATTCAACTCAAGAAAAAATTCTCGATATGATGTTGCGTTCTCACCAAAATAGCTTACAATTAGTTCAAACTTTATTGGATGTTTATCGCAATGATACGGAGGGATTAAAACTAAATTTAGAACCGATTAATTTAGTTAATATTGCAGAGGAAGCGATCGCAACTTTAACGGATTTAGCCACAACCCGACGAATTTATTTAAGTTTAAGTTATCGGAACTCGAATTTTCGTAGATTTCTATGGGTAAAAGGCGATCAACTGCAACTTCAGCGCGTTTTTAGCAATTTATTAATTAATGGGATTAATCATTCAGCGCGTGGGGGTCGGGTTGAGGTAATATTAGAATCGGAAGCTCATTTTCAGGTGGTGAAAATTTGGGATCAGGGTCTAGGAATAACCCCCGGAGAATTGCCGAATTTGTTTGAGCGATTTTATCAGGGAAATAGCGATCGCCAAGCTCAAGGTTCAGGATTAGGATTATACTTAACTCGACAAATTATTGAAGCTCATGGGGGTATAATTTGGGCAGAAAACAAAATTCCCAATGGAGCAATATTTTGTTTTCGTCTTCCGGCTCTAGCTCAGGGAGAAATTCAACTGTAA
- a CDS encoding response regulator, protein MPSKVLRVLLVEDDELFRLGLNIRLQKEPEIKIIGEATDGETAVELTNQYLPDVVLLDVGLPGIGGVEACRQIKQNHPEIPILVLTSHSQKSLIERLIKAGASGYCLKGIEPDLLILALHSVAAGASWWDQTVTAEIRTLFDNIESGETQNTAIADHDLTQREQEILALIADGKTNQEIANLLHITSGTVRTHVHAILQKLEVRDRTQAAILAIQKGLISKPS, encoded by the coding sequence ATGCCATCAAAAGTCTTAAGAGTTTTATTAGTCGAAGATGATGAATTATTCCGTCTAGGACTGAATATTCGCTTGCAAAAAGAACCAGAAATTAAAATTATTGGGGAAGCTACTGATGGAGAAACAGCCGTTGAATTAACCAACCAATATTTACCAGATGTGGTATTATTAGATGTAGGATTGCCGGGAATTGGAGGAGTAGAAGCCTGTCGTCAAATCAAACAAAACCATCCTGAAATTCCGATTTTAGTCTTAACTTCTCATTCTCAAAAAAGCCTAATTGAACGATTAATTAAGGCGGGTGCATCAGGGTATTGTTTAAAAGGAATTGAACCTGATTTATTGATTTTAGCCTTACATTCCGTGGCGGCGGGAGCTTCTTGGTGGGATCAAACTGTAACCGCAGAAATTCGGACATTGTTTGATAATATCGAATCAGGAGAAACTCAAAATACAGCGATCGCTGATCATGATTTAACCCAAAGGGAACAGGAAATTTTAGCTTTAATTGCTGATGGGAAAACGAATCAAGAAATTGCCAATTTACTTCATATTACATCAGGAACAGTGAGAACTCATGTTCATGCTATTTTACAAAAGTTAGAGGTGCGCGATCGCACTCAAGCTGCAATTCTAGCGATTCAGAAAGGATTGATTTCTAAACCTTCATAA
- a CDS encoding CrcB family protein codes for MTLNPSIINAVEKLGRRVTSGDVATQAGIDVNIAQRELLALASEAGGHLQVAQSGDIAFEFPSNFRAILRNKYWRLKLQDGWEKIWKVLFYLIRISFGIILIVSILLIIVAIIAILIAINSSQDNDSSGGNRNSGGWFWIAWLMPDFRWFSTVDNNNYQRQNAKSSDKKKQMNFLESVFSFIFGDGNPNYNLEERRWQTIGTVIKNQKGAIIAEQITPYLDEIGSSVAQEYEDYMLPILTRFDGKPEVSPEGQLVYHFPELQITAKKSEPQPVSDYLKERSWRFSLASSGQVLGAIGLGSVNLIGALMLGSLLKTPEIAGYLTGFLGFINIIYPILLVYGIGFLTIPMIRYFWIQWKNQKIDNRNIMREKRANILVEGDSILKKKLNYARQFAKKTVITEANLAYTTETDLLEQEIQNSDQIDAEWQNRLDQSE; via the coding sequence TCGCCCAACGAGAACTTTTAGCCCTCGCATCGGAAGCGGGAGGTCATTTACAAGTCGCCCAGTCGGGAGATATAGCCTTTGAGTTTCCCTCAAATTTTCGGGCGATTTTGCGGAATAAATATTGGCGGTTAAAATTACAAGATGGGTGGGAAAAAATCTGGAAAGTTTTATTTTACCTGATTCGGATTTCTTTTGGAATTATTTTGATTGTATCGATTCTTCTGATTATTGTTGCTATTATTGCTATTTTAATTGCAATTAATTCTAGTCAGGATAACGATAGTTCAGGCGGAAATCGGAATAGTGGTGGTTGGTTTTGGATAGCTTGGTTGATGCCTGATTTTCGGTGGTTTTCCACGGTCGATAATAATAATTATCAACGCCAAAATGCTAAAAGTAGCGATAAAAAGAAACAGATGAATTTTTTGGAATCTGTTTTTTCGTTTATTTTTGGAGATGGCAACCCCAATTATAATTTAGAAGAACGCAGATGGCAAACTATTGGTACAGTCATTAAAAATCAGAAAGGAGCGATTATTGCTGAACAAATCACGCCTTATTTGGATGAAATTGGGAGTTCAGTCGCTCAAGAATATGAAGATTATATGTTACCGATTTTAACTCGATTTGATGGCAAACCGGAGGTGAGTCCAGAAGGGCAATTGGTGTATCATTTTCCTGAATTACAAATCACAGCCAAAAAATCAGAACCTCAACCTGTTTCTGATTATTTAAAAGAAAGATCTTGGCGATTTAGTTTAGCAAGTTCTGGGCAAGTTTTGGGGGCAATTGGTTTGGGTTCGGTTAATTTAATTGGCGCATTAATGTTAGGAAGTTTATTAAAAACTCCAGAAATTGCTGGATATTTAACAGGTTTTTTGGGATTTATTAATATCATTTATCCAATTTTATTAGTTTATGGAATTGGATTTTTAACGATTCCTATGATTAGATATTTTTGGATTCAATGGAAAAATCAAAAGATTGATAATCGCAATATAATGCGAGAAAAAAGAGCTAATATTTTAGTCGAGGGAGATTCAATTTTAAAGAAAAAACTCAATTATGCTCGTCAGTTTGCTAAAAAAACGGTGATCACTGAAGCTAATTTAGCTTATACAACGGAAACAGATTTATTAGAACAGGAAATCCAAAATTCCGATCAAATTGATGCGGAATGGCAAAACCGTTTAGATCAATCGGAATAA